A window of Acidobacteriota bacterium genomic DNA:
CTGGATCAGCCTATCGCGGCCAGCGCCGGGGAGAACAGTTGGACGACCGACTCAAACAACTGATGAAGCAGCTGGGCGACGCCATCAACTAGAGCCTCTCCGGATCGGAGCAGATGGGCGAAGCCATCGCCAAGATCAAGGCGCACGGTCACGATGTGTTCCTGGTGCTCGAGGCCACCATCGGATTCAGCAAGCGCGATGAGGAGGAGCCCTTGGGCGAGCCCGTCACCGCGACGACGCGCCGCAGCCCCGAGTCGGACGCGCAGTTCAAGATCAATGCCCAGGACATGAAGTTCCTGAAGTCGCTGCGCATCAGCGTGGAGTAGATCAGCGTGGAATGACCGGCACGGAAGACCGAAAGCCGTCCCCAGCGGGACGGCTTTTCTAGTTCCCGCCGCGCGCGTACCAGCGCTGCCAACCACGCGCGTTTTTCCCTGTGCTATCCTCGAAAACTCGGATAGGCCACGCGGCATCTGTCTGTAAACGTTCCTGTGTTCAGGCGACTGCGGGTGAGCGGACGGCACGCGCCGTATAGCGCGGGCCGAACGTAAGGGCGCAGCAGCCGGAGCGCAACGACGGCGTTGCTGAGCCCTGGAAGAATGAAAGACACCTTAGCAGTCCTGCTGGCGGGAGGCGCCGGAGAGCGCCTGTATCCACTCACGCGCGACCGCGCCAAGCCGGCGGTGACGTTCGGCGGCATCTACCGCATCATCGACGTCACGCTCTCGAACTGCATCAACAGCGACCTGCGGCACGTTTACATCCTCACGCAATACAAGGCGCTGTCACTCAACCGGCACATCCGCGAGGGCTGGAACATCGTGGCGCGCGATCTGGGCGAGTTCGTCGAGATCCTGCCGCCGATGAAGCGGGTGAGCGAGAACTGGTACCTGGGCACCGCCGACGCCGTCTACCAGAACATCTATTCCATCGGCTCCGAGCAGCCCAAGCGCGTGCTCATCCTGAGCGGCGACCACATCTACAAGATGAACTACGAGCGCATGCTGCGCCAGCATCTCGAATCGGGCGCGGATTGCACCCTGGCCAGCATCCTGATCGAGCCGGAGGAGACCTATCGCTTTGGCGTGGTAGAGATCGATCGCAGCTCGCGCGTGGTCGGCTTCCAGGAGAAGCCGCAGCAGACCGATCTGCGTTCGCCGTATAACCCGCGCATGGTCTCCGCCTCGATGGGCGTCTACCTGTTCAACACCGACGTGCTCATCCCGGTGCTGCTCAAGGACGCCGAGGATCCCAGCTCGTCGCACGATTTCGGGCACGACATCCTGCCCAAGATGGTGGACGAGTACAAGGTCTACAGCTTCAACTTCGTAGACGAGAACAAGAAGGAAGCGCTGTACTGGCGCGACGTGGGGACACTCGAGGCCTATTACGAGGCCAACATGGACGTGGTCGCGGTCTCGCCGGTATTCAATCTTTACGATAACGAGTGGCCGATACGCACCTACCAGCGGCAGTATCCACCGGCAAAGTTCGTGTTCAATGAACCCGACCGCACCGGCACGGCCATCGATTCCATCGTCTCTAACGGATCCATCATCTCCGGCGGGGTGGTGCGGCGCAGCGTGATCTCGCCCGACGTGCGCGTGAACAGTTATTCGGAGGTCGACGATTCCATCGTGTTCTCGCACGTGAACATCGGCCGCCACTGCCGCATCAAGCGCGCCATCATCGACCGTGACGTGCACATCCCCGAAGGCACGGTGATCGGCTTCGATCCGGAAGCCGACCGCCAGCGCTATTTCGTCACCGACTCGGGCATCACGGTGGTCACGCGCGACTATTCGCTGTTCGAGAACCCCGTCACCATCGACTACTTCACCAGCGAATAGCGCTTCCTCCCCTGCACGTTCCATGGATCGGATTCCGCTGCTAAGCAGACGGGGCTGTTAACGAATGATTCAACCGCTTCGGTCGTATGTGTACTTGAAAGTACCTGGCCCGAGGCGGCTCCGGACAGAAGGGAGCCGGGTGTGCCGAACGGTTGTCCGCCAAGCCATTGATCTTTCGAGACTTACAGGTGGAATGTGATCATGGTGCGGCGCGCTGCGGTGCAGCTATTCTCTCTGCACCGTTTCCGCTACAATGCCTTTTCTTTCCTTACAGTTAGGGGAAAAGTCAGGGAACTTCCACGCCGCCGTTTCCGTAACACAGTCTAGGGAAGCGGTACGACATGGGTTTCTGGGGAGTACTGGTTGGAAGACGTCCAGGCCGTAGCAGGTCTAGTCCGTCGCTGCGTCACGGGCGATGCTGCCGCCTGGGAGGAGATCGTCCGCCAATATCAGCGCCGCATCTACAACCTCTGCTACCGCTTCACGGGCTCGGCCGACGAGGCCGAGGATCTTACCCAGGAAGTCTTCATCAAGATGTATCGCTCGCTGGCTAGCTACGACGTGGATCGCGGCGCGTTCGTCTCGTGGGTGACCACGCTGACGCGCAACCTGCTGGTCGACCACTTCCGCAAGACGCGCCAGGACCGCGTGACCGATTCGCTCGACGCCGCGCCCACGCACGATGAGGACGGCCCCACGCCCGCCGAGCAGCTCGCCGACCCCAAGGCCGGCCCGGAAACCCGCGTCCAGAGCAGCCAGACGCAGAAGCTGGTGCAGCAGGCCCTGGGCAAGCTGTCGCCAGAATTGCGTGAGGCGGTCATCCTGCGCGACCTGCAGGACATGGATTATCGCGAGATAGCCCAGGTTTTGAAGGTGCCCGAAGGCACGGTCAAATCCCGTATCAATCGCGGACGAACGGAACTTGCAAGGCTCTTACAACGTACCCATAGGCAGGTGATGTGATGGCTGACGAACGCCACAATCCGGGACATTCTTCCAGCATGACGTGCGCTGAGTTCGAGGCGCTGCTTACCGAGGCCATCGATGGCTCGCTCAGCCCCTTTGACCTGGAGCTTTTCCGCGCCCACGCCACGGCGTGCGAGCTGTGCGCGCCGGCGCTCGCCTTGGCTGAGGACGGGCGCGCCATGCTGCGCGCGCTCCCGGGCATGGAGCCGCCCGCATATCTGTTGCAGAAGATATTGAACGTGACCAGCGAGGTGGCGCCGCGCGCGGGCAGCAAGCAGGAAGCCCGTGGCTGGTTCGGAAGATCGGCCGGGCTCGGTCCGTTCTTCGGTGCGGTGCTGCAACCGCGCTTCGGCATGTCTTTCGCGATGGCCTTCTTCTCCGTGATGCTGATGCTCAACGTCGCGGGCGTGAAGGTGAGTGACCTGCGCTACGTGGATCTTCGTCCCACAGCGGTGAGGAGCAGCATGGTGAAGAGCTACTACGAGACCACCGGCCGCGCGCAGAAGTATTACGAGAACCTGCGCTTCGTGTACCAGGTGCAGTCGGCGCTGCGCGACCTGCGCAACGCGACCAACACCCAGGACGACACGCAGCAACAGCAACAGCAACAACAACAACAGAAGCAGCGCCAGCCTGGTGACAACACCAGCGATAAAGAAAAGCAGCAGAACCAGCGCTACAGCGCCGAGCGCTCGCCCATCCAGTTGGCGTCGGCCCCGAAGACGGAGTTTCGTGTTGGCGACATTTACGTCGGCAACTTTAGTGTCAGTAACGACAGGAGAACCGCATGAACTGCGTCAACCATCCACAAACCCCCTCCACCGCCTTCTGCCGCACGTGTGGCAAGGCGCTGTGCGAGGAGTGCAAGCGTGACGTCCGCGGCGTGATCTATTGTGAGGATTGCATCGTCGCGCGGCTCGGCGACGCCATTCCTGCTGCCGCGACTCTTCCCGGCACAGGCACGCCGACGGACTCGCCCTATGTAGGCGCGACCGTTCCGGGCGCGCCGAATCCGGCGCTGGCTGCCATCCTGGGCGCCA
This region includes:
- the glgC gene encoding glucose-1-phosphate adenylyltransferase, encoding MKDTLAVLLAGGAGERLYPLTRDRAKPAVTFGGIYRIIDVTLSNCINSDLRHVYILTQYKALSLNRHIREGWNIVARDLGEFVEILPPMKRVSENWYLGTADAVYQNIYSIGSEQPKRVLILSGDHIYKMNYERMLRQHLESGADCTLASILIEPEETYRFGVVEIDRSSRVVGFQEKPQQTDLRSPYNPRMVSASMGVYLFNTDVLIPVLLKDAEDPSSSHDFGHDILPKMVDEYKVYSFNFVDENKKEALYWRDVGTLEAYYEANMDVVAVSPVFNLYDNEWPIRTYQRQYPPAKFVFNEPDRTGTAIDSIVSNGSIISGGVVRRSVISPDVRVNSYSEVDDSIVFSHVNIGRHCRIKRAIIDRDVHIPEGTVIGFDPEADRQRYFVTDSGITVVTRDYSLFENPVTIDYFTSE
- a CDS encoding sigma-70 family RNA polymerase sigma factor — its product is MEDVQAVAGLVRRCVTGDAAAWEEIVRQYQRRIYNLCYRFTGSADEAEDLTQEVFIKMYRSLASYDVDRGAFVSWVTTLTRNLLVDHFRKTRQDRVTDSLDAAPTHDEDGPTPAEQLADPKAGPETRVQSSQTQKLVQQALGKLSPELREAVILRDLQDMDYREIAQVLKVPEGTVKSRINRGRTELARLLQRTHRQVM
- a CDS encoding zf-HC2 domain-containing protein produces the protein MADERHNPGHSSSMTCAEFEALLTEAIDGSLSPFDLELFRAHATACELCAPALALAEDGRAMLRALPGMEPPAYLLQKILNVTSEVAPRAGSKQEARGWFGRSAGLGPFFGAVLQPRFGMSFAMAFFSVMLMLNVAGVKVSDLRYVDLRPTAVRSSMVKSYYETTGRAQKYYENLRFVYQVQSALRDLRNATNTQDDTQQQQQQQQQQKQRQPGDNTSDKEKQQNQRYSAERSPIQLASAPKTEFRVGDIYVGNFSVSNDRRTA